A single window of Sneathiella limimaris DNA harbors:
- a CDS encoding acetyl-CoA C-acyltransferase, protein MAEAVIVSTARTPIGKAYRGAFNNTHGADMGGHVIKHAVERAGIDPAEVEDVLMGVANPEGATGSNIARQAVLRAGLPITTSGATVNRFCSSGLQTISMAAQRIVVDKVPVMVAGGLESISLVQNDHMNKFRLANEWLVENKPAIYDPMLKTAETVATRYGITREQQDEYSLQSQQRTAAGQEAGRFDQEIVPMTTTKLLVNKETGETLEEEVTLTKDEGNRPSTTIEDLANLKPVLGEDCFITAGNASQLSDGASASVIMDAKYAEKNNIEPMGIYRGMVVAGCEPDEMGIGPIYAVPKLLERNGLKMDDIGLWELNEAFAVQVVYCRDKLGIPNELLNVDGGAISIGHPYGMSGARMTGHALIEGKRRGAKYVVCTMCIGGGMGAAALFEVV, encoded by the coding sequence ATGGCTGAAGCCGTTATCGTCTCTACCGCAAGAACCCCAATTGGCAAAGCCTATCGCGGAGCCTTCAACAATACTCATGGTGCCGATATGGGTGGCCATGTCATCAAACACGCCGTTGAACGTGCTGGTATCGACCCCGCAGAGGTCGAAGACGTTCTGATGGGTGTTGCCAACCCTGAAGGTGCAACCGGCAGCAACATTGCCCGTCAGGCTGTTTTGCGTGCCGGTCTGCCAATCACTACATCAGGTGCGACCGTCAACCGCTTTTGTTCCAGCGGTCTGCAAACCATTTCAATGGCTGCGCAACGGATCGTCGTTGATAAGGTTCCGGTTATGGTTGCCGGTGGCCTGGAAAGCATCAGCCTGGTTCAGAATGACCACATGAATAAATTCCGCCTGGCCAACGAGTGGCTGGTCGAAAACAAGCCCGCGATTTATGATCCAATGCTGAAAACTGCGGAAACTGTTGCCACACGCTACGGTATCACCCGCGAGCAGCAGGATGAATATTCCCTGCAAAGCCAGCAGCGCACAGCAGCCGGTCAGGAAGCTGGTCGCTTTGATCAGGAAATCGTTCCAATGACCACGACAAAACTCCTGGTCAACAAGGAAACAGGCGAAACTCTTGAAGAAGAAGTCACCCTGACAAAGGATGAAGGTAACCGTCCAAGCACTACCATCGAGGATCTGGCGAACCTGAAACCAGTTTTAGGTGAAGATTGCTTCATCACAGCTGGTAACGCGAGCCAGCTATCCGATGGTGCATCTGCCAGCGTCATCATGGACGCGAAATATGCAGAGAAAAACAATATCGAGCCAATGGGCATCTACCGCGGCATGGTTGTCGCTGGTTGCGAACCTGATGAAATGGGTATTGGCCCCATTTACGCTGTTCCAAAACTGCTGGAGCGCAATGGCCTGAAAATGGACGATATTGGCCTTTGGGAGCTGAATGAGGCTTTCGCAGTGCAGGTTGTCTACTGCCGTGACAAGCTGGGCATTCCAAACGAACTGCTCAACGTGGATGGCGGCGCTATCTCCATCGGTCACCCTTATGGCATGTCTGGTGCCCGCATGACCGGTCACGCCCTGATTGAAGGCAAACGCCGGGGTGCAAAATACGTGGTTTGCACCATGTGTATTGGTGGCGGAATGGGTGCGGCGGCTCTGTTTGAAGTCGTCTAA
- a CDS encoding DMT family transporter, translated as MPTKRILGFAAITAIVFMWSGWIVTTRFGAQSALTIYDITLLRFGVSSIFVLPVALYYRPWRSLGLKKSLITSQLAGIPYVLAVCYAFKLAPAAHGGIFMNGSLPAITLFLGWIWFKEHPNRVQLLGGLLITIGASITLFGSSDVYGQYVWVGDLLFLLSGLFFALYMVVSKLWLLTPTQILFCSSIVNCALFLPVWYFFLPSGFSEASFLDIALQTVYQGMIATLIGLLLVAFAVRQIGAPTAAAFMSGVPSIAAILGFLLLGEAVNIWVWVSIFLLTPGIILVSIWSQDKYKRKALPN; from the coding sequence ATGCCGACCAAAAGAATCCTTGGATTTGCAGCCATCACCGCCATTGTCTTCATGTGGTCCGGCTGGATCGTAACAACCCGTTTTGGTGCCCAGTCAGCGCTTACGATCTACGACATTACACTTCTTCGGTTTGGGGTCTCCAGCATCTTTGTTCTGCCGGTCGCACTCTATTACAGACCCTGGCGATCTCTCGGCCTGAAAAAATCACTCATTACGTCACAACTTGCGGGAATCCCTTATGTGCTGGCTGTTTGTTATGCCTTTAAACTGGCGCCGGCAGCCCATGGCGGTATTTTCATGAACGGCTCGCTTCCTGCCATTACTCTGTTTTTGGGGTGGATCTGGTTCAAGGAGCATCCAAACCGTGTTCAACTCCTTGGCGGACTATTGATTACAATAGGTGCCTCCATAACGTTATTTGGCAGCTCCGACGTCTATGGCCAATATGTGTGGGTTGGGGATCTGCTATTCCTTCTGTCAGGGCTTTTCTTTGCCCTTTATATGGTTGTGTCCAAGCTTTGGCTGCTAACTCCAACGCAAATCCTTTTTTGCTCCTCCATCGTCAACTGCGCGCTCTTTTTACCGGTCTGGTATTTCTTCTTGCCGTCCGGCTTCAGTGAAGCCAGCTTTCTGGATATTGCCTTGCAAACTGTCTATCAAGGCATGATTGCCACTCTTATAGGACTGTTGCTGGTAGCCTTTGCCGTACGCCAGATCGGTGCACCGACAGCCGCAGCCTTTATGTCAGGTGTTCCCAGCATCGCTGCAATTCTCGGGTTCCTGCTATTGGGAGAGGCAGTGAACATCTGGGTTTGGGTCAGTATCTTCCTACTGACACCCGGTATCATCCTCGTTTCCATCTGGAGCCAGGATAAATACAAAAGAAAAGCCCTGCCAAACTAG
- a CDS encoding YihY family inner membrane protein, which yields MISLLKQFLYIVKECALHFVNQNCLRMATALSYQSLLAVVPLAVMAVSLLTYLDAFYTFQEDIVFFLFDNLLPTTITSAYDILQDIVVNAKELTYLGFVGLALAAILLFLNIEGCFRQIWRSTTSRNVFIRLFAYLLMLAAGPIALASSLTLVKWLSNWTEQASGISFDQYVEYFNFMVPFLVTLSILFLLYRLVPTRKVSALHALIGASIAASLFVLSKTAFKLYLLAFPTYEAIYGALAILPLFLIWIYLCWILVLLGATITAVLGFNYSEQLSPLNAAEKREARKRVTE from the coding sequence ATGATCAGCCTGCTCAAACAGTTTCTGTATATTGTAAAGGAATGCGCGCTGCATTTCGTCAACCAGAACTGTCTCAGGATGGCAACAGCTTTGAGCTATCAATCCCTTCTTGCGGTTGTCCCGCTAGCCGTTATGGCTGTTTCCCTACTGACTTATCTGGATGCTTTTTATACCTTTCAGGAAGACATCGTTTTTTTCCTGTTTGATAACCTGCTCCCCACAACAATTACCTCCGCCTATGATATCCTTCAGGATATCGTGGTGAATGCGAAAGAGCTGACTTATCTGGGCTTTGTCGGACTGGCATTGGCCGCAATCCTGTTATTTCTGAATATCGAAGGCTGTTTTCGTCAGATCTGGCGATCCACCACCTCACGAAATGTGTTCATCCGGCTATTTGCCTATTTACTGATGCTGGCGGCGGGACCCATCGCCCTTGCCAGTAGCCTGACGCTTGTGAAGTGGCTGAGCAACTGGACAGAACAGGCAAGTGGCATTTCCTTTGACCAATATGTTGAATACTTCAACTTCATGGTGCCGTTTCTAGTCACCTTGAGCATCCTGTTTCTGCTTTACCGTCTTGTTCCAACCCGAAAAGTCAGTGCGCTTCATGCCCTTATTGGTGCCTCTATTGCGGCGAGCCTGTTTGTATTAAGCAAAACTGCGTTCAAACTTTACCTGCTGGCCTTTCCTACCTATGAAGCGATTTATGGTGCGCTGGCAATCCTGCCCCTTTTCCTGATTTGGATTTACCTCTGCTGGATACTGGTTTTGTTAGGCGCAACCATCACGGCTGTCTTGGGATTTAATTATTCAGAACAGCTTTCACCGCTGAATGCAGCCGAAAAGAGAGAGGCCCGAAAACGGGTCACGGAATAG
- a CDS encoding ABC transporter permease, with product MTIETTENSRAGLTHGASALDSRKYVPGLGFYTLLKKEVQRFLKVPLQTVFAPMMTTLLFLAVFTLAFGGNSRYDGDIAFATFLAPGLIMMSVIQNSFANTSSSLVISKVQGNIVDVLMPPLSALELTLAYALSGLARGLVVALAVACSMFFFVDLSVHSWAAVLFFLVGAGLMLSMLGIIGGIISDKFDHIAAVTNFVIMPLSFLSGTFYSVERLTGIWYTISHINPFFYMIDGFRYGFIGTADSSQIVGALVVGGLNLFLFCVIWFLFRRGYRLKP from the coding sequence ATGACAATAGAGACAACAGAAAATAGCCGTGCAGGCCTGACCCATGGGGCCTCTGCACTGGATAGCCGTAAATATGTGCCGGGACTAGGCTTTTACACACTCCTCAAAAAGGAAGTGCAAAGGTTCCTGAAAGTTCCGCTGCAGACGGTCTTTGCGCCCATGATGACAACCCTGTTGTTCTTGGCTGTGTTCACGCTCGCCTTTGGCGGAAACAGTCGCTATGACGGCGATATTGCGTTTGCCACGTTCCTGGCGCCCGGCCTGATTATGATGTCTGTCATTCAGAACTCATTTGCCAACACCTCTTCCTCTTTGGTGATTTCGAAGGTTCAGGGAAATATTGTTGATGTTCTGATGCCGCCTCTAAGCGCGCTTGAGCTGACTTTGGCTTATGCCCTTTCTGGTCTTGCCAGGGGACTGGTTGTCGCCCTTGCGGTTGCCTGCAGCATGTTTTTCTTTGTCGATCTTTCCGTTCATTCCTGGGCTGCGGTTCTCTTCTTCCTGGTCGGGGCAGGCTTAATGCTGTCCATGCTCGGCATTATCGGGGGGATCATTTCTGATAAGTTTGACCATATCGCTGCCGTGACCAACTTTGTGATTATGCCGCTCTCATTTTTGTCTGGGACTTTCTACTCGGTCGAGCGGCTGACAGGTATCTGGTATACCATCAGTCACATCAATCCGTTTTTCTACATGATTGATGGGTTTCGGTATGGATTTATTGGAACTGCAGACAGTTCTCAAATAGTTGGCGCCCTTGTTGTGGGTGGGCTCAACCTCTTTTTATTCTGTGTGATCTGGTTCCTGTTCCGACGAGGATATCGTCTGAAACCCTAA
- a CDS encoding electron transfer flavoprotein subunit alpha/FixB family protein — MTVLVYADHDNAALGAATLNTVTAASQLGGDIHVLVAGSGCAAVADEAAKVAGVAKVILVDDALYANALAENVASLIVGLAGSYDAILAPATTVGKNVLPRVAALLDVAQISEITEVVSNDTFVRPIYAGNAMATVQSSDAKKVITVRGTAFAAADAEGGSASVENASAAEDAGLSTFVGEELSKSERPELTSAKIVISGGRGMQSGDNFPLIEAVADKLGAAVGASRAAVDAGFVPNDYQVGQTGKVVAPELYIAVGISGAIQHLAGMKDSKVIVAINKDEEAPIFQVADYGLVADLFKALPELEAAL; from the coding sequence ATGACTGTACTGGTTTATGCTGATCATGATAATGCCGCACTGGGCGCCGCTACCCTGAACACAGTAACTGCTGCGTCTCAACTCGGTGGTGATATCCATGTTCTGGTCGCAGGCTCAGGCTGTGCGGCTGTTGCTGACGAAGCTGCAAAAGTCGCTGGTGTTGCCAAGGTTATCCTTGTTGACGATGCCCTTTATGCAAATGCTCTGGCTGAAAATGTTGCAAGCCTGATTGTGGGTCTGGCTGGCTCATACGATGCGATCCTGGCGCCAGCAACAACTGTTGGTAAAAACGTTCTGCCACGGGTTGCTGCTCTGCTGGATGTTGCTCAGATTTCTGAAATTACTGAAGTTGTATCGAACGACACATTTGTTCGTCCAATTTACGCTGGTAACGCGATGGCAACAGTTCAAAGCTCTGACGCCAAGAAAGTTATCACTGTTCGCGGTACTGCTTTTGCTGCTGCCGATGCCGAAGGCGGTTCAGCCTCAGTTGAAAATGCATCTGCGGCTGAAGATGCAGGCCTTTCCACATTCGTTGGTGAAGAACTGTCCAAGTCTGAGCGTCCTGAACTGACATCTGCGAAAATCGTTATTTCCGGTGGTCGCGGTATGCAGTCTGGTGACAACTTCCCACTGATCGAAGCTGTTGCAGACAAGCTGGGCGCCGCTGTTGGTGCTAGCCGTGCTGCGGTTGACGCAGGTTTCGTTCCTAACGATTACCAGGTTGGTCAGACCGGTAAGGTTGTTGCGCCTGAGCTTTACATTGCCGTTGGTATCTCTGGTGCTATTCAGCATCTGGCAGGTATGAAAGACAGTAAAGTTATCGTTGCTATCAACAAGGATGAAGAAGCACCGATCTTCCAGGTTGCGGATTATGGACTGGTCGCTGATCTGTTCAAAGCGCTGCCAGAGTTGGAAGCAGCACTTTAA
- the arsC gene encoding arsenate reductase (glutaredoxin) (This arsenate reductase requires both glutathione and glutaredoxin to convert arsenate to arsenite, after which the efflux transporter formed by ArsA and ArsB can extrude the arsenite from the cell, providing resistance.), translating into MTVKILHNPRCSKSRQTLALLEDKGIAPTIVEYLKTPPSKEELKDILAKLNMQPRDLMRKKEAEYKDLNLADDSLSEDDLITAMIENPKLIERPIVINNGKVRIGRPPEDVLEIV; encoded by the coding sequence ATGACGGTCAAAATTCTCCATAACCCTCGGTGCAGCAAATCCCGCCAAACATTGGCTCTTCTTGAAGACAAGGGCATCGCCCCGACAATTGTCGAATATCTGAAGACACCGCCCAGCAAGGAAGAGCTGAAAGACATCCTGGCCAAGCTGAATATGCAGCCCCGCGATCTTATGCGCAAAAAGGAAGCTGAATATAAAGACCTGAACCTGGCGGATGACAGCTTAAGCGAGGACGATCTGATCACAGCGATGATTGAAAACCCCAAACTGATCGAGAGACCCATTGTGATCAATAACGGCAAGGTTCGCATCGGTCGCCCTCCAGAAGATGTGCTGGAAATCGTTTAA
- a CDS encoding NAD(P)/FAD-dependent oxidoreductase has product MSENSYDIVIIGGGVIGSAIAYFLSRNTEQNLKIAVIEKDSSYQFGSTARSAGGVRLQFSTPENIRMSQFAVEFLRNITDHLGIEGEKVDVSYTEGGYLFLAQDHQIPILYNNHEVQKREGVPVALLDPEDLKTSYPWMNVSDLAGGTLGLEGEGWLDAYGLNQAFRKKAISQGVTYLKDEVLDLVKNGSKIEKATLKSGDSVLGSVFVNAAGARAAEIAKMAELDLAVRPRKRFIFSFSCREEVGPCPLTIDPSGLYFRPEGHQFITGRSPGPDEDPDCLDFDVNYDWFDNDIWPVLAHRVPAFEAIKMENAWAGHYAYTLLDQNAVLGPHPEVPNFIFANGFSGHGLQQSPAVGRAIAELILFQNYQTLDLSCFSFERLLTGKGVREINVV; this is encoded by the coding sequence ATGTCAGAAAATAGCTATGATATTGTAATTATTGGCGGCGGTGTCATCGGATCTGCGATTGCCTATTTTCTCAGCCGGAATACTGAGCAAAACCTCAAAATTGCGGTTATTGAAAAAGACAGCAGTTACCAGTTCGGCTCAACAGCCCGATCCGCTGGCGGGGTTCGCTTGCAGTTTTCAACGCCTGAAAATATTCGCATGTCGCAGTTCGCTGTGGAATTTCTACGCAATATTACGGACCACCTCGGAATTGAGGGTGAAAAAGTTGATGTGAGCTACACAGAAGGTGGGTACCTGTTTCTCGCTCAGGATCATCAAATCCCAATCCTCTATAACAATCACGAAGTCCAGAAACGCGAAGGTGTTCCTGTAGCCCTTCTGGACCCTGAAGATCTCAAAACCTCCTATCCCTGGATGAATGTTTCTGACCTGGCTGGCGGGACACTTGGACTTGAAGGGGAAGGGTGGCTCGATGCCTATGGCCTCAACCAAGCGTTTCGGAAGAAAGCGATCTCTCAGGGCGTCACTTATTTGAAGGATGAGGTCCTCGATCTGGTCAAAAACGGCTCAAAAATCGAAAAAGCCACTCTGAAATCAGGGGACAGCGTGCTGGGGAGCGTTTTTGTCAATGCAGCAGGGGCAAGAGCGGCAGAGATTGCCAAAATGGCAGAGCTGGATCTGGCTGTCCGACCCCGAAAACGGTTTATATTCTCCTTCAGTTGCCGTGAAGAGGTTGGGCCTTGCCCCCTAACCATCGATCCCAGTGGCCTCTATTTCAGACCAGAGGGTCACCAGTTTATTACAGGACGATCCCCCGGACCGGATGAAGATCCGGATTGTCTGGATTTTGATGTTAATTATGACTGGTTTGACAACGATATATGGCCGGTTCTGGCCCACCGCGTTCCTGCCTTCGAAGCCATCAAAATGGAAAACGCCTGGGCTGGACATTATGCCTATACTCTGTTGGATCAAAACGCTGTTCTTGGCCCTCATCCAGAAGTGCCAAACTTTATCTTTGCCAATGGTTTCTCAGGCCATGGATTGCAACAGTCCCCGGCCGTTGGACGCGCAATCGCAGAGTTGATCTTGTTTCAAAACTATCAGACACTGGATCTGTCCTGCTTCTCCTTTGAGCGGCTTCTCACCGGCAAAGGGGTCAGGGAGATTAATGTTGTGTAA
- a CDS encoding cob(I)yrinic acid a,c-diamide adenosyltransferase — protein MVKLTKIYTRGGDKGQTSLGNGQRVSKDDARVDAYGDVDELNAILGIARLHEDESAAKILNRIQNDLFDLGADLCTPHEENPKYPPLRIVEAQVTWLEEVIDSLNSELSPLNSFILPGGSAFSAHLHHARTVCRRAERRMVSLATVENINEISIRYVNRLSDLLFVMSRFYNQKGAADVLWVPGANR, from the coding sequence ATGGTGAAACTCACCAAAATTTACACGCGCGGCGGAGATAAAGGGCAGACATCTCTTGGAAACGGTCAGCGGGTCTCAAAAGATGATGCGCGGGTTGATGCCTACGGGGATGTGGATGAGCTGAATGCGATCCTTGGGATTGCCCGGCTTCACGAAGATGAAAGCGCGGCAAAGATTCTCAATCGGATTCAAAATGACCTTTTTGATTTGGGCGCTGATCTCTGTACGCCACATGAAGAGAACCCAAAATATCCGCCTCTTCGGATCGTCGAAGCGCAGGTTACCTGGCTGGAAGAGGTGATTGATTCGCTAAATTCAGAGTTGTCCCCGCTAAATTCCTTTATTTTGCCTGGTGGATCAGCTTTTTCTGCGCATCTGCATCATGCGCGTACCGTCTGCCGGCGCGCCGAGCGGCGAATGGTTTCACTCGCAACTGTTGAAAATATTAATGAAATTTCAATACGTTACGTCAATCGGCTTTCAGACCTGCTGTTCGTCATGTCACGATTTTATAACCAAAAAGGGGCGGCAGATGTTTTGTGGGTCCCAGGGGCGAACAGATAG
- a CDS encoding twin transmembrane helix small protein: MINYFILAAVAATALVVLLGVLNMGRSGEKRGITSNRLMRLRILFQAIAIALVMIGLAFGMKGS; the protein is encoded by the coding sequence ATGATCAACTATTTCATTTTGGCAGCCGTTGCTGCGACTGCGCTCGTCGTTCTTCTCGGTGTCCTTAATATGGGCCGGTCCGGTGAAAAACGCGGAATTACAAGTAATCGACTGATGCGTCTTCGGATTCTCTTTCAAGCGATTGCCATTGCCCTTGTCATGATTGGGCTGGCTTTTGGGATGAAGGGAAGCTGA
- a CDS encoding electron transfer flavoprotein subunit beta/FixA family protein, translating into MKVLVAVKRVVDYNVKIRVKADNTGVDLANVKMSMNPFDEIAVEEALRLKEAGKATEVVVVSVGPQAAQETIRTALAMGADRGVLVKTDDSVEPLAVAKVLKAVAAEENPDLVIVGKQAIDDDSNQTGQMLAALTGWSQGTFASEVDLGEGTVKVTREIDGGLQTVDLKLPAVVTTDLRLNEPRYASLPNIMKAKKKPIDEKEIGDLGVDVAPRLTTLKVTEPPKREAGVMVESVEELVKKLKDEAGVI; encoded by the coding sequence ATGAAAGTTCTCGTCGCTGTTAAGCGTGTCGTAGACTACAACGTGAAAATCCGCGTAAAAGCGGACAACACAGGTGTAGATCTCGCCAACGTTAAAATGTCAATGAATCCCTTCGATGAAATCGCTGTCGAAGAAGCGCTTCGTCTTAAAGAAGCTGGTAAAGCAACCGAAGTTGTTGTTGTTTCCGTCGGCCCGCAGGCTGCTCAGGAAACCATTCGGACTGCTTTGGCCATGGGTGCAGACAGAGGTGTGCTGGTCAAAACAGATGACTCTGTTGAGCCGCTCGCTGTCGCTAAAGTTCTGAAAGCTGTCGCTGCAGAAGAAAATCCTGATCTTGTTATCGTTGGTAAACAGGCCATTGATGACGACAGCAACCAGACAGGTCAGATGCTTGCAGCACTGACAGGCTGGTCACAGGGAACATTTGCTTCTGAAGTTGACCTTGGCGAAGGTACAGTGAAGGTTACCCGTGAAATTGACGGTGGTCTGCAAACTGTTGACCTGAAATTGCCAGCTGTTGTGACAACAGACCTGCGGTTGAACGAGCCACGCTATGCGTCTCTGCCAAACATCATGAAAGCCAAGAAGAAACCAATTGATGAAAAAGAAATTGGCGATCTTGGTGTTGATGTTGCACCGCGTCTGACAACACTGAAAGTGACTGAGCCTCCAAAACGTGAAGCTGGTGTCATGGTTGAAAGTGTTGAAGAACTTGTCAAAAAACTTAAAGACGAAGCGGGAGTTATCTAA
- a CDS encoding 3-hydroxybutyryl-CoA dehydrogenase codes for MINKVGVIGAGQMGNGIAHVMALSGFDVYLKDVGQEQLDRAISVIDNNMQRQVGRGKMDDADRVAALARIKPVLTDDFLGEIDLVIEAATENEEIKKAILAPLGPQLKPEAIIATNTSSISVTRLAAVTDRPSQFMGMHFMNPVPMMKLVELIRGIATSEETFQLVRDLTMKLGKTPTPAEDFPAFIVNRILLPMINEAIYTLYEGVGSVQAIDSAMRLGANHPMGPLQLADFIGLDVCLSIMQVLYEGLADTKYRPCPLLVKYVEAGWLGRKANRGFYDYTTETPTPTR; via the coding sequence ATGATTAACAAGGTTGGTGTAATTGGTGCAGGCCAGATGGGCAATGGTATTGCTCATGTCATGGCGCTGTCAGGTTTTGATGTCTACTTGAAGGATGTCGGTCAGGAACAGCTTGATCGGGCCATCAGTGTCATCGACAACAATATGCAGCGACAGGTCGGTCGGGGAAAAATGGATGATGCGGACAGGGTTGCGGCTCTGGCTCGGATCAAGCCAGTTCTGACGGACGATTTCCTTGGGGAAATTGATCTTGTGATCGAAGCGGCAACAGAAAACGAGGAAATCAAGAAAGCCATTTTGGCGCCTCTTGGTCCTCAACTGAAGCCAGAAGCAATTATTGCAACGAACACATCCTCTATTTCTGTAACCCGGCTTGCGGCGGTCACCGATCGCCCGAGCCAGTTCATGGGAATGCATTTCATGAACCCGGTTCCCATGATGAAACTCGTGGAACTGATCCGGGGTATTGCTACCAGCGAGGAAACTTTCCAACTGGTCCGGGACTTGACGATGAAACTCGGCAAGACCCCAACGCCAGCGGAAGATTTCCCGGCCTTCATCGTGAACCGTATCCTGCTGCCAATGATCAATGAGGCGATCTACACTCTTTATGAAGGGGTTGGATCCGTTCAGGCAATCGACAGTGCGATGCGGTTGGGTGCGAACCATCCGATGGGTCCATTGCAGCTTGCAGACTTTATCGGTCTGGATGTCTGCCTGTCCATCATGCAGGTTCTTTACGAAGGTTTGGCCGATACAAAATACCGTCCATGTCCACTTCTGGTGAAATATGTAGAAGCGGGATGGTTGGGCCGTAAAGCTAATCGCGGGTTCTATGATTACACGACGGAGACACCTACTCCAACCCGGTAA
- a CDS encoding NAD(P)/FAD-dependent oxidoreductase encodes MKTTPYWWEAAPREEPAAEPLPEKAEVVVIGSGFTGLAAALVVARSGHDVLLLEAGRLGEGASSRNGGMVGPSFHKLGIKGLKANYGETIANEILKESVGFVDFLANFLTVENISADFKQTGRFRGALRSEHYASMARELEALQKACGVKGHMVSPGEQHLETGSSLFHGGVVYELDGGLHPAKYHAGLLQTVQKAGVRIQGGTPVEDIRKENGRFLVVTPSGVVTTEKVAVCTNGYTGKALPDFRKRVLPLRSAILVTEELQPEQIERLMPQRRMYGDSRRLVAYYRTTPDNKRILFGGRASGYKDRPAHNLQILKSSMAEVYPELSKVETDYLWSGLVAYTFDHSPHIGNLGDLYYAMGYCGSGVARSTYFGTKLGYKIIGDQENGRTAFDDLPFEGKFLYSGNPWFMPGVLLWQRIADRLGL; translated from the coding sequence ATGAAAACCACCCCTTACTGGTGGGAAGCAGCACCAAGAGAAGAGCCAGCGGCTGAGCCTCTGCCGGAAAAAGCCGAAGTTGTTGTGATCGGCTCCGGTTTTACGGGCCTTGCTGCTGCGTTGGTTGTGGCCAGAAGTGGCCATGATGTTCTGCTGTTGGAGGCTGGCCGTCTTGGGGAAGGTGCCAGTTCCCGAAACGGGGGAATGGTGGGCCCCAGTTTTCATAAACTTGGTATCAAGGGTCTCAAGGCTAATTACGGGGAAACAATTGCCAATGAGATCTTGAAAGAAAGCGTTGGTTTCGTCGACTTTCTGGCGAATTTTCTCACTGTCGAGAATATTTCAGCCGATTTTAAACAAACTGGGCGTTTCCGCGGGGCGCTTCGGTCGGAGCATTACGCGAGCATGGCACGAGAGTTGGAAGCGTTGCAAAAGGCTTGCGGTGTTAAAGGGCACATGGTTTCCCCCGGCGAACAGCATCTGGAGACCGGATCCTCCCTTTTTCATGGGGGTGTTGTTTATGAATTGGATGGGGGGTTGCATCCGGCAAAGTATCATGCGGGGTTATTGCAGACAGTCCAAAAAGCAGGTGTGCGTATTCAGGGAGGAACTCCGGTTGAAGATATTCGAAAAGAGAATGGTCGGTTTTTGGTCGTTACGCCATCCGGTGTGGTAACCACTGAAAAAGTGGCAGTTTGTACAAATGGCTATACAGGTAAGGCACTGCCTGATTTTCGCAAAAGAGTCCTGCCGCTTCGAAGTGCAATTTTGGTAACCGAAGAGTTGCAGCCAGAGCAAATTGAGAGGCTAATGCCGCAACGGCGGATGTATGGGGATAGTCGCCGACTTGTCGCTTATTACCGGACAACGCCGGACAATAAACGCATCCTGTTTGGTGGGCGGGCTTCCGGTTACAAAGACAGACCCGCGCATAACTTGCAAATCCTCAAATCCTCCATGGCGGAGGTTTATCCTGAGCTCTCTAAAGTTGAGACAGATTATCTTTGGTCAGGTCTTGTTGCCTATACCTTTGATCACTCTCCTCATATCGGAAACTTGGGGGATCTGTATTATGCCATGGGGTATTGCGGCTCGGGCGTGGCAAGGTCCACATATTTTGGCACCAAGCTGGGTTATAAGATCATTGGTGATCAAGAAAATGGCCGAACGGCGTTTGATGATCTGCCCTTCGAAGGAAAATTCCTTTATTCCGGCAATCCTTGGTTCATGCCGGGGGTTCTTTTGTGGCAACGCATCGCTGATCGGTTGGGTCTTTAA